Below is a window of Terriglobia bacterium DNA.
AACTCCGGCAGCTTTGCCGGCTCGACCGCGCAGTCTTCGACGAAGGCGATCGGTTTGCGTTCACCCTTCATGCCCAGCAGCAGGCCGAGGCCGGCTTTTCGAACTTTCCAGATGTTCGTCTGCTGGCCGGGATCGAATGCCCGCAGGTAGGCGTAACCCGACTTCTCGCGTTTGAGGGCGGCTTCCATTGCGTCGAGTTTCGCTTGGAGTTCCGCTTCATTCTCACCGTAGAACTCGACAAGGAGCAGCGCCGCCGGATTTCCTTCGATGAAGCCCATCAAGCGGGAGATTTCCAGGGAGTTGCGCCCGAGGTTGATGATCAGGTCATCGATCAATTCGATGGCCGCAGGTTTGAACGGCAGAATGATCTCGCCGGCTCGAATCGATTCGACGAGATCGGCGAAGTGCACCACGCACAGCGCCGTCGCAGGAGGTCTCGGCTCGATGCGAACTTTCGCCTGGTGTACGGCAGCCAGCGTCCCCTCGGATCCGACCATCATTTTGACGAGATTGAATTTCCCGTTGCGGACGAACTCGTCCAGGTTGTATCCGCTGACGCGGCGCATGATCTTCGGAAATCGGCGGTCAATCTCTTCCCGATTCGCGCTGACGATGTCGGCGATGCGTCCTTCGAGGCCGCCCTTCGCTGCAGCCTGATCGAACTTCAGCTCGCGAAGCGTGCGTCCTTCACCGGATGCAAGTACCACATCCATCTCGAGAACGTGGTCGATCGTCTTGCCGTAAATAATCGAATGAGAGCCGGCGGAATTGTTGCCCATCATGCCGCCGATCGTGGCCCGGTTGGCAGTTGAAGTATCGGGACCGAAGAGATATCCCAGCGGGCGAAGGTGCAGGTTCAACTGTTCCTGAACGACGCCGGGCTCAACGACAGCCCATCGTTCTTCTGTGTTCACCTCGACCACGCGATTGAGGTGTTTCGACATGTCGATGACGACGGCATCGCAGACGGTTTGTCCGGCCAGGCTGGTTCCGGCCCCGCGGGGGAGAACCGGTACTTTGAAGTTGTGCGCGATTTCCATGGCCGCAAACACGTCTTCGTGCGTCTGCGGAATGACTACGCCGATCGGCTCGATTTCATAAATGCTGGCGTCGGTGCTGTACATCAACCGCGAAGCGCGGTCGAAGCGAACCTCGCCCCGGATGCGGCTTTTCAGCGCCTGATAAAGATCTTCATTCATGAAAGTAAGGGAAATCGGGGACTATTGGAGGTCGCATCATCTGACGTTTCTGCACTGCAAATTTGAAATGCAGAAACCTCGAATGATACAACTTCCGATAATCCCCGATTTCCCTTTTTCTACCCTTATGTGGCTGGATCTACTCGACGGGCTCCCGGCGAACCTTTTTGCGGCTCCGCTTGCGCGCAAGCGCCTGTTTGACGCGCTTCTTTTCACCAGGTTTCAGATAAAAGGAGTGCCTTTTGACTTCCTTGACGATGTCTTCCTGTTGAACCTTCCGCTTAAACCGCCGCAGAGCGTTTT
It encodes the following:
- the rpsU gene encoding 30S ribosomal protein S21, whose translation is MAEVRIQDGESIENALRRFKRKVQQEDIVKEVKRHSFYLKPGEKKRVKQALARKRSRKKVRREPVE